A section of the Centropristis striata isolate RG_2023a ecotype Rhode Island chromosome 7, C.striata_1.0, whole genome shotgun sequence genome encodes:
- the LOC131974316 gene encoding proline-rich protein 2-like encodes MGPGSLPPRAPAASHHGPRQPPTMGPGSLPPRAPAASHHGPRQPPTMGPGSLPPRAPAASHHGPRQPPTMGPGSLPPRAPAASHHGPRQPPTTGPGSLPPWAPAASHEPRQPPTMGPGSLPPWAPAASHHGLPRAPAASHGPRQPPTMGSHGPRQPPISPGSLPRAPAASHHGPRQPPTTGPGSLPRAPAASHHGLPRAPATSHPGPRQPPTGPGSLPRAPAASHFPKLSSV; translated from the coding sequence ATGGGCCCCGGCAGCCTCCCACCACGGGCCCCGGCAGCCTCCCACCACGGGCCCCGGCAGCCTCCCACCATGGGCCCCGGCAGCCTCCCACCACGGGCCCCGGCAGCCTCCCACCACGGGCCCCGGCAGCCTCCCACCATGGGCCCCGGCAGCCTCCCACCACGGGCCCCGGCAGCCTCCCACCACGGGCCCCGGCAGCCTCCCACCATGGGCCCCGGCAGCCTCCCACCACGGGCCCCGGCAGCCTCCCACCACGGGCCCCGGCAGCCTCCCACCACGGGCCCCGGTAGCCTCCCACCATGGGCCCCGGCAGCCTCCCATGAGCCCCGGCAGCCTCCCACCATGGGCCCCGGCAGCCTCCCACCATGGGCCCCGGCAGCCTCCCACCATGGGCTCCCACGGGCCCCAGCAGCCTCCCACGGGCCCCGGCAGCCTCCCACCATGGGCTCCCACGGGCCCCGGCAGCCTCCCATAAGCCCTGGCAGCCTCCCACGGGCCCCGGCAGCCTCCCACCACGGGCCCCGGCAGCCTCCCACCACGGGCCCCGGCAGCCTCCCACGGGCCCCGGCAGCCTCCCACCATGGGCTCCCACGGGCCCCGGCAACCTCCCACCCTGGGCCCCGGCAGCCTCCCACGGGCCCCGGCAGCCTCCCCCGGGCCCCGGCAGCCTCCCACTTCccaaaattgag